A stretch of the Esox lucius isolate fEsoLuc1 chromosome 2, fEsoLuc1.pri, whole genome shotgun sequence genome encodes the following:
- the atxn1l gene encoding ataxin-1-like, translating to MKPAHERNQECLPPKKRDLNSSTSSSSGAGGGMGGCGGGGGGGGEEVASVQSSGVSGDSQGGGPAVEWLRAQPGLHYGVESAEGIQGLPVDQYSMLYKVALPSVSYSQASLHPVLSHISSAYTVPSSLLQHPGLPYPPLGYAQIPHSSFQFVTSPYGAVPYAVSPGFVPSTMISPSGTLSQPHLVPYQSVIQEGVVSPPPQAQVSAHAFAKVGSSGGVPMMLTSEPVAQHQQHLSVLPTTELSPRGVPVFYHPQGTRAVPPPRDPYTGQQETDREVNGGEREHSREMLQESVYMNRNARPLQTASASVMQEQAQDRSLKSRRLDERASPGQRSTPDTDLEVQQVVGRLASPIQGGGRKEVSFGPLNLSQGSQRGREAHGEAGGRTSYAVHPAVYGDPRAPPHQQQAGQPGHAVFLANGQPVLVPLDYPHHQLPPHHYPGQPNDTPPPVTMTSPTPHSKPPEHPARACLPDRAVAELAPVQHPAPSNPSHFMKGAIIQLATGELKRVEDLQTQDFVRSAEVSGGLKIDSSMVVDIRAIQQRPGLVALHFTVGEQQSKVTIDVPLEHPFFVFGQGWSSCSPERTSQLYGLACHHLQVGDVCVSVALQPPAQQQPPPSQASTYTKANSAPGVVSQAMGPPAPQQPRTQPHYRTERLHRDREKGERDEAVQVGGAGRSETPPRPNRTSAEHARSQSSYYLHTEGPARAGAGPGAGPG from the exons ATGAAGCCGGCTCACGAGCGCAACCAGGAGTGCCTGCCTCCCAAGAAGAGGGATCTCAACAGCAGCaccagtagtagtagtgggGCAGGAGGCGGAATGGGGGGATGTGGCGGTGGCGGAGGAGGAGGCGGGGAAGAGGTGGCCTCCGTTCAAAGCTCAGGGGTCAGTGGTGACAGTCAGGGTGGAGGCCCAGCAGTGGAGTGGCTACGTGCTCAGCCCGGCCTCCACTATGGAGTTGAGAGTGCTGAGGGGATCCAAGGGCTGCCTGTTGACCAGTACAGCATGCTCTATAAGGTGGCCCTCCCGTCTGTCTCTTACTCCCAGGCCAGTCTGCATCCAGTGTTAAGCCACATCTCTTCTGCTTACACGGTCCCCTCGTCCCTGCTACAGCATCCAGGTCTCCCCTATCCCCCCCTTGGCTACGCTCAGAtcccccactcctctttccAGTTTGTCACCTCCCCGTACGGTGCGGTCCCTTATGCAGTCTCCCCTGGCTTCGTCCCCAGCACCATGATTTCCCCCTCAGGTaccctctcccaaccccacctGGTCCCCTACCAGTCAGTCATCCAGGAGGGGGTggtctcccctcctccccaggCCCAGGTATCTGCCCATGCCTTTGCCAAAGTGGGATCGTCCGGAGGGGTCCCGATGATGCTGACCTCAGAACCAGTGGCCCAGCACCAGCAGCACCTGAGTGTGCTGCCCACCACGGAGCTCAGTCCCCGGGGTGTTCCAGTGTTCTACCACCCTCAGGGCACCAGGGCCGTGCCTCCCCCCAGGGACCCCTACACCGGGCAGCAGGAGACGGACAGGGAGGTGAACGGTGGGGAGAGGGAGCACTCCAGGGAGATGCTCCAGGAGTCGGTCTACATGAACAGGAACGCACGGCCCCTGCAGACCGCATCGGCCTCTGTGATGCAGGAGCAGGCTCAGGACAGGAGCCTGAAGAGCCGCCGGCTGGACGAGAGGGCTTCGCCGGGGCAGCGCAGCACCCCAGACACGGACCTAGAG GTTCAGCAGGTGGTTGGTCGCCTAGCCTCTCCCATCCAAGGCGGCGGCCGTAAAGAGGTATCCTTTGGTCCCCTGAACCTATCCCAGGGCTcccagagaggcagagaggctcATGGGGAGGCGGGGGGTAGGACGTCGTATGCAGTCCACCCTGCGGTGTACGGAGACCCCAGAGCTCCTCCCCATCAGCAGCAGGCAGGCCAGCCGGGCCACGCCGTCTTCTTGGCCAACGGACAGccagtcctggtccctttggACTACCCCCACCATCAGCTGCCCCCTCACCACTACCCCGGCCAGCCCAACGACACGCCGCCCCCGGTCACCATGACCTCCCCAACGCCCCACTCCAAACCCCCGGAACATCCGGCCAGAGCGTGCCTCCCGGACAGGGCCGTGGCGGAGCTGGCCCCCGTGCAGCACCCGGCGCCCTCCAACCCCTCCCACTTCATGAAGGGCGCCATCATCCAGCTGGCCACAGGGGAGCTGAAGCGTGTGGAGGACCTGCAGACTCAGGACTTTGTGCGGAGCGCTGAGGTGAGCGGCGGACTGAAGATCGACTCCAGCATGGTGGTGGACATCAGGGCCATTCAGCAGCGGCCCGGCCTGGTGGCGCTGCACTTCACGGTGGGCGAGCAGCAGAGCAAGGTGACCATCGACGTGCCCCTGGAGCACCCTTTCTTTGTGTTCGGCCAGGGCTGGTCGTCCTGCAGCCCAGAGCGCACGTCGCAGCTGTATGGCCTGGCCTGCCACCACCTGCAGGTgggagacgtgtgtgtgtcggtcgcACTGCAGCCGCCGGCCCAGCAGCAGCCCCCGCCGTCCCAAGCCAGCACATACACCAAAGCCAACTCCGCGCCGGGGGTTGTCAGCCAGGCCATGGGCCCCCCCGCGCCCCAGCAGCCCAGGACACAGCCGCATTACCGGACGGAGCGCCTCCACCGGGACCGGGAGAAGGGCGAGAGGGACGAGGCCGTGCAGGTAGGCGGCGCTGGGCGCAGTGAGACGCCCCCCAGACCAAATAGGACTTCAGCGGAGCACGCGAGGAGCCAGAGCAGTTACTATTTGCACACGGAAGGTCCTGCTCGTGCGGGGGCGGGACCGGGGGCGGGACCGGGG
- the mtmr10 gene encoding myotubularin-related protein 10, whose protein sequence is MFSVKPLKPTFKSYLPPLHTDLKKIAQPPIKKLEAKLLPGEIVVNEVNFVRKCIGADSSQDDLWGKLICTNFKVSFITHDALCKQRFQVANRLLGEHDVPLACVEQVVTVNDAKGKQKVLGSNQKLKFNPTELILYCKDFRIIRFRFDEAGPESAKKVCLAIAHYSHPADPQLLFGFEYVGKQYYGSSGKRMNGMDPGGGVQTPLFDRPSEWDREIKRTGAAEWRVCSVNEGYTVSPSLPEYFVVPVSLADQDLKQYSCFFTTHRIPLWCWNHPNGSALVRMASIADPLQQRKLDQRICSAITKSHPQRSDVIKSDLDKNLPNIQDIQAAFGKVRQICVIEPFEESEEKWLSSMESSRWLEYVRAFLKHSAEVVYLLEGKHVSVILQEEEDRDLGCVVSSLVQLMLDPHFRSLIGFQSLVQKEWVMAGHRFLDRCNHLKKNDKDECPLFFLFLDCVWQIMNQYPAAFEFTDTYLTVLSDSMWIPLFSTFLFNCPQQRTENSIDFAKSKCIPLGEEKALRFPPVWDWSQQFTLKDQALFNNPMYVGKGATCVQNGAVKSFRRTKKNYSSTLRGMPTSLRNGLMDGDTLTRRSSLVLRLRPDFSQIREVVESPTERFLRDWFSRPADLQGMLLPQLLPSHLALWRLYFLRWVPEARIPKGGPVTAYHKLSQVADEIEMLQNKLRQYKGVTPVSSPGAPPSDHSRMYFKASSTSEPSPEYLSSSFPFSPVGNMCRRSILGTPLSKFLNGAKIWLSTETLANESV, encoded by the exons atgttttctgtgaagCCCTTAAAACCAACTTTTAAATCCTATCTTCCGCCTTTACAT ACTGATCTGAAGAAAATTGCACAGCCACCTATCAAGAAGTTAGAGGCCAAGTTGCTTCCAG GCGAGATTGTGGTAAATGAGGTGAATTTTGTGAGGAAATGCATTGGAGCAGACAGCAGTCAAGATGACCTGTGGGGGAAGCTGATATGCACCAACTTCAAAGTTTCCTTCATCACCCATGATGCCCTCTGTAAGCAG AGATTTCAGGTGGCCAACCGTCTGCTTGGAGAACATGATGTTCCCCTGGCTTGTGTAGAGCAAGTGGTGACAG TAAATGACGCTAAGGGGAAGCAGAAGGTTCTGGGCTCCAACCAAAAGCTGAAGTTCAATCCTACTGAGCTCATCCTGTACTGCAAGGACTTCCGCATCATCAGATTCCGCTTTGACGAGGCTGGGCCCGAGAGTGCCAAGAAG GTCTGTCTGGCCATCGCTCACTACTCCCACCCTGCTGatccccagctgctgtttggcTTCGAGTACGTAGGGAAGCAGTACTACGGTTCCTCAG GGAAGCGAATGAATGGCATGGACCCTGGAGGAGGAGTGCAGACGCCCCTGTTTGACCGGCCCTCTGAATGGGACCGGGAGATCAAGAGAACGGGGGCAGCAGAGTGGAGGGTGTGCTCCGTCAACGAGGGCTACACCGTATCACCCAG TCTCCCGGAGTACTTTGTGGTCCCTGTGTCCCTGGCGGATCAGGACCTGAAGCAGTACTCCTGTTTCTTCACCACTCACCGCATCCCT TTATGGTGCTGGAATCACCCCAATGGGAGTGCCCTGGTACGCATGGCCAGCATCGCTGACCCACTGCAGCAGAGGAAACTGGACCAGAG GATCTGCAGTGCCATAACAAAGAGCCACCCACAGcgcagtgatgtcatcaagtCTGACCTGGACAAGAACCTGCCCAACATCCAGGACATACAGGCTGCCTTCGGCAAAGTGCGGCAAATCTGTGTCATAG agCCCTTTGAGGAGTCTGAAGAGAAGTGGCTTTCGTCCATGGAAAGCTCTCGATGGCTTGAGTATGTCAG GGCGTTCCTGAAGCATTCAGCTGAGGTAGTCTACTTGCTGGAAGGAAAGCATGTGTCTGTCATTCTGCAAG AGGAAGAGGACCGGGACCTGGGTTGTGTGGTCTCCTCTCTGGTGCAGCTCATGCTGGACCCTCACTTCCGTAGTCTCATTGGGTTCCAGAGCCTGGTGCAGAAGGAGTGGGTAATGGCTGGCCATCGCTTCCTTGACCGCTGCAACCATTTGAAGAAGAACGACAAAGACGAG TGTCCTCTGTTCTTCCTTTTCCTGGACTGTGTGTGGCAGATAATGAATCAGTACCCAGCAGCATTTGAGTTCACTGACACCTATCTGACTGTGCTCAGTGACAGCATGTGGATCCCTCTCTTCAGCACCTTCCTCTTCAACTGTCCCCAGCAGCGCACTGAGAACAGCAtt GACTTTGCTAAGAGTAAGTGCATCCCTCTGGGGGAGGAGAAGGCCTTGCGTTTCCCTCCAGTCTGGGACTGGTCCCAGCAGTTCACCCTGAAAGACCAGGCGCTCTTCAACAACCCAATGTATGTTGGCAAGGGGGCCACCTGTGTGCAGAACGGAGCTGTGAAATCCTTCAGACGCACCAAG AAGAACTACAGTTCTACACTCCGAGGGATGCCCACTTCCTTAAGGAACGGCCTAATGGACGGTGACACCCTGACCAGGCGGAGCTCCCTGGTGCTGCGTCTCAGACCAGACTTTTCCCAGATCAGAGAGGTGGTGGAGAGCCCGACAGAGCGCTTTTTGCGAGACTGGTTCTCTCGACCTGCGGACCTGCAGGGAATGCTCCTTCCCCAGCTCCTGCCTTCTCACCTAGCCCTGTGGAGGCTGTACTTCCTCCGCTGGGTCCCTGAAGCCCGCATCCCCAAGGGCGGCCCTGTCACTGCTTATCACAAGCTGTCCCAGGTGGCCGATGAGATAGAGATGTTGCAGAACAAGCTTCGCCAGTACAAGGGGGTCACCCCGGTCTCCAGCCCCGGTGCACCCCCATCAGACCACAGCAGGATGTACTTTAAGGCCAGCTCCACCAGTGAGCCCTCACCAGAGTACCTGAGCTCCTCCTTCCCCTTCTCCCCTGTGGGGAACATGTGCCGACGCAGCATCCTGGGCACTCCCCTTAGCAAGTTCCTGAACGGAGCGAAGATATGGCTCTCCACAGAAACTCTGGCCAATGAGTCAGTCTGA
- the LOC105016613 gene encoding uncharacterized protein LOC105016613 has translation MSNTSSANKENHCLKINQVTHSDSGQYVCALYVQENENKWYGKVISNITVTVKDNSTSTNQSHDKNNLIILYVVRALLLFCLFATVIVMRKKTKKSQAENQSLGMNRNQDREETLDCELAYSFQYGEFSTI, from the exons ATGTCAAATACTTCATCTGcaaacaaagaaaatcattgTCTTAAAATCAACCAAGTgacacattcagacagtggacagtatgtgtgtgccttATATGTACAGGAAAATGAGAACAAATGGTATGGAAAAGTGATCTCTAATATCACGGTCACTGTAAAAGACAACAGCACCTCCACAAACCAGTCACATG atAAGAATAACCTCATCATACTGTATGTAGTGAGAGCTCTATTGCTCTTCTGCCTCTTTGCTACTGTCATTGTCATGAGGAAAAAGACCAAGAAATCCCAAG CAGAAAATCAAAGTCTGGGAATGAACAG AAACCAagatagagaggagacactTGACTGTGAGTTGGCATATTCATTCCAGTATGGAGAGTTTTCCACCATCTAA